In Arthrobacter sp. B3I9, the following are encoded in one genomic region:
- the dapA gene encoding 4-hydroxy-tetrahydrodipicolinate synthase: MADSDIRSYTFGTLVTAMVTPFTSDGEVDYRQSAELANKLVEDGNDALVISGTTGETSTLEDDEKEKLFRVIVEAVGERAKVIAGTGTNHTSHSIEMAKRAAKAGAHGQLLVTPYYNKPSQAGIQAHIEAVADAADLPVMVYDIPGRAGVPILPETMIRIADHPKVVALKDAKADFAAVTRVLANTDLDVYCGDDGLTLPWMAAGAVGLVSVSAHVATKQYRAMIDAALAGDFATARTIHFELDPVVRAVMTHIQGAVAAKQVLKWQGVLPNSVVRLPLVEPGEAEIEIIREDLAEAGLVYS; the protein is encoded by the coding sequence ATGGCTGACTCTGACATTCGCTCTTACACGTTCGGAACCCTTGTGACCGCGATGGTCACGCCTTTCACCTCCGACGGTGAGGTCGATTATCGGCAGTCGGCAGAGCTGGCCAACAAGCTCGTGGAAGACGGCAATGATGCCCTCGTGATCTCCGGCACCACCGGGGAAACATCCACCCTGGAAGATGACGAAAAGGAAAAGCTTTTCCGCGTCATCGTCGAAGCCGTGGGTGAGCGCGCCAAGGTGATCGCCGGAACCGGCACCAACCACACCTCGCACTCGATCGAGATGGCCAAGCGCGCCGCGAAAGCCGGAGCACACGGCCAGCTGCTCGTCACGCCGTACTACAACAAGCCGAGCCAGGCCGGCATCCAGGCACATATCGAAGCCGTCGCCGACGCCGCGGACCTTCCCGTGATGGTTTACGACATCCCCGGCCGCGCCGGCGTCCCGATCCTGCCCGAGACCATGATCCGGATCGCGGACCACCCGAAGGTCGTTGCCCTCAAGGACGCGAAGGCGGACTTTGCCGCGGTGACACGTGTCCTGGCCAATACCGATCTTGATGTCTACTGCGGCGATGACGGACTGACACTGCCCTGGATGGCGGCAGGCGCCGTCGGACTCGTCAGCGTCTCTGCGCATGTGGCTACCAAGCAGTACCGTGCGATGATCGACGCCGCACTTGCAGGCGATTTTGCGACCGCCCGCACCATACATTTCGAACTGGACCCCGTGGTCCGTGCAGTGATGACCCATATCCAGGGTGCTGTTGCTGCGAAGCAAGTTCTTAAGTGGCAGGGTGTCCTGCCCAACTCGGTTGTCCGTTTGCCCCTCGTGGAGCCGGGCGAAGCCGAGATCGAAATCATCCGCGAGGACTTGGCGGAAGCCGGACTGGTCTACTCCTGA